One uncultured Caproiciproducens sp. DNA segment encodes these proteins:
- a CDS encoding L-fucose/L-arabinose isomerase family protein has protein sequence MEKLKIGYAPTRRFTFSAEDARKYKDLIFKFMQQYDSIEIVGIDDINEEGLLYDSTAMANRVSEKFIANHVDAVFVPHCNFGTEDTVAKVCKAVGKPVLLWGPRDEDPLENGFRLRDTQCGLFATGKVLRRFNVPFTYIPNTSVDDPVFIRGFENFLRAANVVKAFNKIRILQIGPRPSGFWSVICNEGELIEKFGIQIYPISVVELQLKTEEIEKSDSAELKETTENIMQIVKCKPEDAASVKRVAALKLAMRYYADRELCTAVAIQCWDAMQKSMHIMPCLANALLTDEGLPVSCETDICGAVSEIMAYAATLEQTPPFLADLTVRQTTNDNVELLTHCGNFPPSLVPSGCQTCFNNHFLFDDHCPGTHEGEIKGGELTMVRFDGDHGDYQLFMGKCKGTHGKFSRGTYLYVEVNDWPLWETKLVEGPYIHHCAGVHQNIVPALYEACKYIPGLSPDPVDPTEEEIKAWMRGSI, from the coding sequence ATGGAAAAATTGAAAATCGGCTATGCACCAACAAGAAGATTTACCTTCAGTGCGGAAGATGCACGCAAGTATAAAGATCTGATTTTTAAGTTCATGCAGCAATACGACAGTATTGAAATTGTGGGCATAGACGACATCAATGAGGAAGGTCTTCTGTACGACTCCACCGCAATGGCGAACCGGGTTTCGGAAAAATTCATTGCGAACCACGTTGACGCTGTGTTCGTTCCCCACTGCAATTTCGGCACCGAGGATACGGTTGCCAAGGTTTGTAAAGCGGTCGGCAAACCGGTTCTGCTTTGGGGCCCGCGCGATGAAGATCCGCTTGAGAACGGTTTTCGTCTGAGGGACACGCAGTGCGGTCTGTTTGCTACCGGAAAAGTGCTTCGGCGCTTCAATGTTCCCTTTACTTATATTCCCAATACCAGTGTGGACGATCCCGTTTTCATCCGTGGATTTGAAAATTTTCTGCGCGCGGCGAACGTGGTCAAAGCATTCAATAAAATCCGTATTCTGCAAATCGGGCCCCGTCCTTCCGGCTTCTGGTCGGTTATCTGCAATGAGGGCGAGCTGATTGAAAAATTTGGGATTCAGATTTATCCGATCAGTGTGGTTGAGCTTCAGCTTAAGACCGAGGAAATCGAAAAATCCGATTCCGCGGAGCTGAAAGAAACTACTGAAAATATTATGCAAATTGTGAAATGCAAGCCGGAGGATGCGGCGTCCGTCAAACGCGTTGCCGCTCTGAAGCTGGCAATGAGATATTACGCGGACCGCGAGCTTTGCACCGCTGTCGCCATTCAGTGCTGGGACGCGATGCAGAAGAGCATGCACATCATGCCCTGCCTTGCGAACGCGCTTCTGACCGACGAGGGTCTGCCTGTATCCTGCGAGACCGATATCTGCGGCGCGGTTTCAGAAATTATGGCTTATGCCGCGACTTTGGAGCAAACGCCGCCGTTCCTTGCGGACTTAACCGTCAGACAAACCACGAATGACAATGTGGAACTGCTGACCCACTGCGGAAATTTCCCGCCCAGCCTTGTACCGTCCGGATGCCAGACCTGCTTTAACAATCATTTTCTGTTTGACGACCACTGCCCCGGCACCCACGAGGGGGAAATCAAAGGCGGCGAGCTGACGATGGTGCGGTTTGACGGAGATCACGGCGACTATCAGCTGTTCATGGGCAAATGTAAAGGCACGCACGGAAAATTCTCGCGCGGCACCTACCTGTATGTTGAGGTCAACGACTGGCCGCTTTGGGAAACCAAGCTGGTTGAAGGGCCGTATATCCACCACTGCGCGGGTGTTCACCAAAATATTGTTCCCGCTCTGTATGAAGCCTGCAAATATATCCCCGGTCTTTCCCCTGACCCTGTCGACCCAACGGAAGAGGAAATCAAAGCATGGATGAGGGGCAGCATTTAA
- the recA gene encoding recombinase RecA translates to MATDKNAALETALAQIEKQFGKGAVMRLGQNEAMHVEAIPTGSLSLDLALGIGGLPRGRIVEIYGPESSGKTTLALHCIAQGQKNGGNAAFIDVEHALDPIYARALGVDVDSLLVSQPDTGEQALEITEALVRSGAIDVIVIDSVAALVPRAEIEGEMGDSHVGLQARLMSQALRKLAGAISKSNCVAIFINQLREKVGVMYGSPEVTPGGRALKFYASVRIDIRKIETLKNGTEMIGSRTRAKVVKNKIAPPFREAEFDVMYGRGISREGELLDLAVKLEIIQKSGAWFSFKETRLGQGRDNSKTFLAENADIASEVEVLVKENVLKLYTKNAPTTASAAKPVEVAPPAPAKASGRGKSASIDISADD, encoded by the coding sequence ATGGCGACAGATAAAAACGCAGCACTTGAAACGGCGCTGGCGCAGATTGAAAAGCAGTTCGGCAAGGGCGCGGTCATGCGCCTGGGTCAAAACGAGGCAATGCACGTGGAGGCAATCCCGACCGGCTCCCTGTCGCTTGATTTAGCGCTTGGCATCGGCGGACTTCCGCGTGGCCGTATCGTCGAAATTTACGGACCGGAAAGTTCCGGTAAAACTACGCTTGCCCTCCACTGTATCGCACAGGGACAAAAAAACGGGGGCAATGCGGCGTTTATCGACGTGGAGCATGCGCTCGACCCGATATACGCCCGTGCTTTGGGTGTTGATGTCGATTCCTTGCTTGTTTCACAGCCGGATACCGGCGAACAGGCATTGGAAATTACAGAGGCGCTTGTGCGCTCCGGCGCCATTGACGTTATTGTTATCGACTCGGTGGCGGCGCTTGTGCCGCGTGCCGAAATCGAGGGAGAAATGGGCGACAGCCACGTTGGTTTGCAGGCCCGCCTGATGAGCCAGGCGCTGCGCAAGCTGGCAGGCGCGATTTCCAAATCTAACTGCGTCGCTATTTTCATCAATCAGCTCCGTGAAAAGGTCGGCGTGATGTACGGCAGTCCCGAGGTGACCCCCGGCGGCCGCGCACTGAAATTTTATGCTTCCGTCAGAATTGATATCCGCAAAATTGAAACCCTGAAAAACGGTACCGAAATGATCGGCTCGCGCACCCGCGCGAAGGTTGTAAAAAATAAAATAGCTCCGCCGTTCCGCGAGGCGGAGTTTGACGTAATGTACGGCAGGGGAATTTCCCGCGAAGGGGAGCTGCTGGATCTGGCGGTAAAACTTGAGATTATTCAGAAGAGCGGCGCTTGGTTCTCGTTTAAGGAAACGCGGCTCGGGCAGGGCCGTGACAACTCGAAAACCTTTTTGGCGGAAAACGCCGATATTGCCAGTGAAGTGGAAGTACTTGTCAAGGAAAATGTGCTGAAGCTTTACACCAAGAATGCTCCGACGACCGCTTCTGCTGCGAAACCGGTGGAGGTAGCGCCTCCTGCGCCGGCAAAAGCAAGCGGACGCGGCAAGTCTGCCAGCATTGACATTTCTGCCGACGACTGA
- the ybaK gene encoding Cys-tRNA(Pro) deacylase, translating to MAKDNNKTNVMRILDQAKIPYQYYFYDHEDGKIDGVSVAHKLGQNEEQVFKTLVTRGASRDYFVFVIPVALELNLKAAAKSVGEKSVGMIHVDEINKVTGYIRGGCSPIGMKKQFKTVIDSSCEQLPTIIVSAGKIGSQVEVAPLELLRFIGGKTAALTQ from the coding sequence ATGGCAAAAGACAACAATAAAACGAATGTAATGCGAATTCTGGATCAGGCAAAAATACCGTATCAATATTATTTTTACGACCATGAGGACGGCAAAATCGACGGTGTTTCCGTCGCACATAAACTGGGGCAGAATGAGGAGCAGGTTTTCAAAACGCTGGTGACCCGCGGGGCGAGCCGTGACTATTTCGTTTTTGTGATTCCGGTTGCATTGGAACTGAATCTGAAGGCGGCCGCAAAAAGCGTGGGTGAAAAATCGGTTGGAATGATTCATGTGGATGAAATCAATAAAGTCACCGGGTATATCCGCGGCGGCTGTTCCCCCATCGGCATGAAAAAGCAGTTTAAAACGGTGATTGACAGCAGCTGTGAACAGCTGCCGACCATCATTGTCAGCGCCGGGAAAATCGGCTCGCAGGTGGAGGTTGCCCCCTTGGAACTGCTCCGTTTCATCGGCGGAAAGACCGCGGCGCTTACACAGTAG
- a CDS encoding regulatory protein RecX, whose translation MLITAIEPRRKGLSALFIDGEFAVNIDTETLLKSGLKPGREMDDEQLHELMISSENRRAGEKALYLLEHRSHSKKELAEKISRVASREAAEAAAQHMVEIGLVNDEEYARSLAADLLRRKGFSASRVRRELLQKGIEDELAQQIVDEIAPDPVQKITELIHKKYGRLLDDEKGRRRSIAALQRLGYSWDDIRTALNQFENEDE comes from the coding sequence ATGCTGATCACAGCGATTGAACCGCGCAGGAAAGGGCTTTCGGCACTGTTTATTGACGGCGAATTCGCCGTCAATATCGACACGGAAACGCTTTTGAAATCGGGTTTAAAACCCGGGCGCGAAATGGATGACGAACAGCTTCATGAGCTGATGATATCGAGTGAGAACCGGCGCGCGGGGGAAAAGGCGCTCTATCTTCTGGAACACCGGAGCCATTCGAAAAAGGAACTGGCTGAAAAAATCAGCAGGGTCGCATCCCGGGAGGCCGCCGAAGCGGCGGCGCAGCATATGGTGGAGATCGGCCTTGTCAACGATGAAGAATATGCGCGCAGTCTGGCAGCGGATCTTCTGCGCCGCAAGGGATTTTCCGCGTCGCGCGTGCGGCGCGAGCTTCTGCAAAAAGGGATTGAAGACGAGCTTGCCCAGCAGATTGTTGACGAAATCGCCCCCGACCCCGTGCAAAAAATCACGGAACTGATTCATAAAAAATACGGACGGCTGCTGGACGACGAAAAAGGCCGCCGCCGAAGTATTGCCGCGCTGCAAAGACTCGGCTACAGCTGGGACGACATACGGACCGCGTTAAATCAATTTGAAAATGAGGACGAATAA
- the pgsA gene encoding CDP-diacylglycerol--glycerol-3-phosphate 3-phosphatidyltransferase has product MNLPNKLTVMRIILVPFFVAVLLIPGIPHHYLWAAILFGGAALTDHYDGKLARKNNQVTNFGKFLDPLADKILVVSALVCFVDLRLAASWCVILIIAREFMVTSIRLVAIDNGVVIAANRWGKIKTVSQIVAITAILVFQYVQELVSLGRISPFTFGGVSSAAVFDGIGYALILIATFFALLSGVIYIVQNIGVINTTK; this is encoded by the coding sequence ATGAACCTGCCAAATAAATTAACCGTTATGCGCATTATACTGGTTCCTTTTTTTGTCGCAGTGCTTTTGATTCCTGGAATTCCGCATCATTACCTTTGGGCGGCGATCCTGTTCGGGGGCGCGGCGCTCACCGACCACTATGACGGCAAACTGGCCCGCAAAAACAATCAGGTTACCAATTTCGGGAAATTCCTTGACCCTCTTGCCGATAAAATCCTTGTGGTTTCGGCTCTTGTCTGTTTTGTTGACCTCAGACTGGCGGCTTCATGGTGTGTTATTTTAATTATCGCGCGTGAATTTATGGTAACCTCCATCCGCCTTGTTGCCATTGACAACGGCGTTGTCATTGCCGCGAACAGATGGGGAAAAATAAAGACGGTCAGTCAGATCGTCGCGATTACCGCCATCCTTGTTTTTCAGTATGTTCAGGAGCTGGTTTCGCTGGGGCGGATTTCTCCCTTTACGTTTGGCGGAGTATCAAGCGCGGCGGTATTTGACGGAATCGGATATGCTTTGATTTTGATCGCGACCTTTTTTGCGCTGCTTTCCGGCGTGATTTACATCGTGCAGAATATCGGGGTTATCAATACGACGAAATAG
- the rimO gene encoding 30S ribosomal protein S12 methylthiotransferase RimO yields the protein MSYSVGLVSLGCAKNQVDGEMMMATLQKAGYEIRDDAALADAAIVNTCGFIDAAKKESIEEILELAKLKAEGKIKAIIVTGCLAERYREEILKELPEVDAVAGIGADSDIAAVIEQALSGVKVESFPEKTLLPLNGERRLSTPGYFAYLKIAEGCDNRCAYCAIPFIRGRYRSRTMEDIVCEAQTLVRGGAKELILIAQDTTRYGWDLNGKLMLPQLLKELCKIDGIEWIRILYCYPDYITDELLQTIATEDKIVKYMDLPLQHCSARLLKAMHRTGSRKELTALIEKMRATIPNLILRTTLITGFPGETEEDFTQLAEFVREIRFERLGCFTYSQEEGTAAAEMPDQIDEDVKRHHMDLIMEDQMNIMQEWGEKQIGKTVRVLVEGFDRYADCWFGRSCADSPDVDGKIFFTAKGVKPKSGSFVAVKITECVDCDLTGEIVIEEARE from the coding sequence ATGTCATATAGTGTAGGACTGGTGAGCCTTGGCTGCGCCAAAAATCAGGTTGACGGCGAAATGATGATGGCCACGCTGCAAAAGGCGGGCTATGAAATCCGGGACGACGCCGCTCTTGCGGATGCCGCAATCGTCAATACCTGCGGTTTTATCGATGCGGCGAAAAAAGAATCCATTGAGGAAATCCTGGAGCTTGCCAAATTGAAGGCCGAGGGGAAAATCAAGGCAATTATCGTCACCGGGTGTTTGGCTGAGCGCTACCGCGAGGAAATTCTGAAAGAACTGCCGGAGGTGGACGCCGTTGCCGGAATCGGCGCGGACAGCGACATTGCCGCAGTGATCGAACAGGCTCTGAGCGGTGTAAAAGTGGAGAGTTTTCCCGAAAAAACGCTTCTGCCACTCAACGGGGAACGACGTTTGTCCACACCGGGATATTTTGCTTATCTTAAAATCGCGGAAGGATGCGACAACCGCTGCGCATACTGCGCAATTCCGTTTATCCGCGGGCGTTACCGCTCAAGGACGATGGAAGACATTGTCTGTGAAGCACAAACGCTTGTCCGCGGCGGCGCGAAAGAGCTGATTTTAATCGCACAGGACACCACGCGTTATGGCTGGGATCTGAATGGCAAGTTGATGCTCCCTCAGCTGTTAAAGGAACTTTGCAAAATTGATGGCATTGAATGGATTCGTATTTTGTACTGTTACCCCGACTATATTACCGACGAACTGCTGCAAACCATCGCTACTGAAGATAAAATCGTAAAATATATGGATTTACCGCTTCAGCATTGCAGCGCACGCCTTTTAAAAGCGATGCACCGCACAGGAAGCAGAAAAGAATTGACCGCGCTGATTGAGAAAATGCGTGCAACAATTCCAAACCTTATTTTGCGAACCACGCTCATCACCGGGTTCCCCGGCGAAACGGAAGAGGACTTTACACAGCTTGCCGAATTCGTCCGTGAAATCCGGTTCGAACGGCTCGGCTGTTTCACGTATTCGCAGGAGGAAGGCACCGCCGCAGCGGAAATGCCGGATCAGATTGACGAAGATGTCAAGCGGCACCATATGGATCTGATTATGGAAGACCAAATGAATATCATGCAGGAATGGGGAGAAAAGCAGATCGGAAAAACCGTTCGTGTGCTTGTGGAAGGGTTTGACCGTTACGCGGATTGCTGGTTCGGCCGCTCCTGTGCCGATTCCCCCGATGTGGACGGTAAAATATTCTTTACTGCAAAAGGCGTAAAGCCAAAAAGCGGAAGCTTTGTGGCTGTAAAAATAACAGAGTGTGTTGATTGTGACCTGACCGGAGAAATCGTTATCGAGGAGGCGCGGGAATGA
- a CDS encoding transketolase: MAVRRVRMENLTAKSFEIRQDILDIIYRAKTGHIGGDFSVCDILTALYYGQMNVSPENIHDPNRDRFVLSKGHSVEALYAVLASRGFFPKEDLKTVSQYNSKYIGHPNNKVNGIEMNSGSLGHGLSVCVGMALAGKMNDAPYRVYTVMGDGELAEGSVWEGAMAAGHYKLDNLTAVVDRNRLQISGSTEDVMAQDSQDDRWRSFGWYVLHAVGNDINSLNAAFDKAKTIKDKPTMIIADTIKGYGVSFIQNSAPWHHKVPTEEEYKLAAQELAQRREQAI, encoded by the coding sequence GTGGCAGTAAGGAGAGTACGAATGGAAAATTTAACAGCGAAATCATTTGAAATCAGACAGGATATTCTTGATATTATCTATCGTGCGAAAACGGGGCACATCGGCGGCGATTTCAGTGTCTGTGATATTTTGACCGCTCTTTACTACGGCCAGATGAACGTAAGCCCCGAGAACATCCACGATCCCAACAGGGATCGGTTCGTTTTGAGCAAGGGACATTCCGTTGAGGCGCTCTACGCCGTGCTTGCGAGCCGCGGCTTTTTCCCAAAGGAAGATTTGAAAACCGTATCGCAGTACAACTCCAAATATATCGGTCATCCGAACAATAAAGTCAACGGCATCGAAATGAACTCCGGTTCTCTCGGGCACGGGTTGTCCGTCTGCGTCGGCATGGCGCTTGCGGGTAAAATGAACGACGCCCCGTACCGTGTTTACACCGTCATGGGTGACGGCGAGCTTGCCGAAGGTTCCGTCTGGGAAGGCGCGATGGCCGCCGGACACTATAAGCTTGACAACCTGACAGCGGTCGTTGACCGCAACCGCCTCCAGATTTCCGGTTCGACGGAAGACGTAATGGCGCAGGACAGTCAGGACGACCGCTGGCGTTCGTTCGGCTGGTATGTTCTCCATGCCGTCGGCAACGACATCAACTCACTTAATGCCGCTTTTGACAAGGCCAAAACGATTAAGGACAAGCCCACGATGATTATCGCCGACACCATTAAAGGCTATGGCGTTTCCTTTATACAAAATTCCGCTCCTTGGCACCACAAAGTGCCGACGGAGGAAGAATACAAATTGGCAGCACAGGAGCTTGCACAAAGGAGGGAACAGGCGATATGA
- the cysE gene encoding serine O-acetyltransferase, whose translation MFTKLKEELDSVMDRDPAARSRIEVYFLYSGFKAVHAYRKAHWFYQHNMKFIARYLSQRARHKTGIEIHPGAQIGKGLFIDHGMGVVIGETAVIGDNCTLYQGVTLGGTGKDHGKRHPTLGDNVMVGSGAKVLGPFRVGDNARVAAGAVVLDEVPDNATAVGVPARIVRLNGVRPCNLDQIHIADPIAQELCQMQIKLQDMQKQLNITISQREEMQR comes from the coding sequence ATGTTTACAAAACTCAAAGAGGAACTTGATTCGGTCATGGACCGTGATCCGGCGGCAAGATCCAGAATAGAGGTGTATTTTCTTTATTCCGGTTTCAAGGCGGTTCACGCCTACCGAAAGGCGCACTGGTTTTACCAGCATAACATGAAATTTATTGCGCGGTATTTATCGCAGCGCGCACGGCATAAGACTGGAATTGAGATACACCCCGGCGCGCAGATCGGCAAGGGACTGTTTATCGACCATGGCATGGGCGTGGTGATCGGCGAAACTGCCGTTATCGGCGACAACTGCACGCTCTATCAGGGCGTCACGCTCGGCGGCACCGGAAAAGATCACGGAAAGCGTCACCCCACCCTCGGTGACAACGTGATGGTCGGCTCGGGGGCAAAGGTGCTCGGCCCGTTCCGCGTGGGGGACAATGCCCGCGTTGCGGCGGGCGCTGTGGTGCTCGACGAGGTGCCGGACAATGCGACGGCGGTCGGCGTGCCGGCAAGGATCGTCCGTCTGAACGGTGTGCGGCCGTGCAATCTGGATCAGATTCATATCGCCGACCCAATCGCGCAGGAACTGTGTCAAATGCAGATAAAACTACAGGATATGCAAAAACAGCTTAATATAACGATCAGTCAAAGAGAGGAAATGCAGAGATGA
- the cysS gene encoding cysteine--tRNA ligase — protein MKIYNTLTRQKEEFVPLTVGEAKIYACGPTVYNYIHIGNARPICVFDVLRRYFEYRGMKVTFVQNFTDIDDKIINKAKEEGSDYLAVSERYIEEYQSDAKGLNVRPATVHPLATENIDEIINIITDLVEKGFAYPTSNGDVYFRTKKDADYGKLSHQPLEDLQAGARIATGEIKEDAMDFALWKGAKPGEPSWISPWGEGRPGWHIECSAMARRYLGKTIDIHCGGQDLIFPHHENEIAQSESCNGVQFANYWMHNGYINVDNRKMSKSLGNFFTVRDVAERYGYEPIRYLMVASHYRTPINYSEDVIEQCQAALERLYNCRDNLLFLIDHALSGEKEGEHAVRRRLSEYQDHFIEAMEDDLNTADAISALFDLARDINSSLNASTAPSKELCRFALNLFQELADVLGLLYVKKETSIDEEIEDLIAARTQARKDKDWVTADKIRDELKARHVVLEDTAQGIKWKIEQ, from the coding sequence ATGAAAATTTACAATACGTTGACGCGCCAAAAAGAAGAATTTGTTCCGCTGACCGTGGGAGAAGCGAAAATATACGCGTGCGGTCCTACGGTGTACAACTACATCCATATCGGCAACGCACGGCCGATCTGTGTGTTTGACGTACTGCGCCGCTATTTTGAATACCGGGGCATGAAGGTCACCTTTGTCCAGAACTTTACCGATATCGATGATAAGATCATCAATAAGGCGAAGGAAGAAGGCAGCGATTACCTGGCGGTTTCAGAGCGGTATATCGAAGAGTATCAGTCGGATGCGAAGGGACTCAACGTGCGCCCCGCAACGGTTCATCCGCTCGCAACCGAAAATATCGATGAAATTATCAATATCATTACCGATCTGGTTGAAAAGGGCTTTGCCTATCCCACCAGCAACGGGGATGTTTATTTCCGCACGAAGAAGGACGCGGACTACGGAAAGCTGTCCCATCAGCCGCTGGAGGATCTGCAGGCCGGCGCGCGCATTGCCACCGGTGAAATTAAAGAGGACGCCATGGATTTTGCCCTTTGGAAAGGTGCAAAGCCCGGCGAACCCAGCTGGATTTCCCCATGGGGTGAGGGTCGGCCGGGCTGGCACATTGAGTGCTCTGCCATGGCGCGCCGCTATCTCGGAAAAACAATTGACATTCACTGCGGCGGACAGGATTTAATTTTTCCGCACCACGAGAATGAAATTGCTCAGAGCGAATCCTGCAACGGCGTGCAGTTTGCGAACTACTGGATGCACAACGGTTACATCAATGTAGACAACCGTAAAATGAGCAAGAGCCTTGGAAATTTCTTCACGGTGCGCGACGTTGCCGAACGGTACGGTTATGAACCCATCCGCTACCTGATGGTTGCTTCGCATTACCGTACCCCCATCAATTACAGCGAAGATGTGATCGAACAGTGTCAGGCCGCGCTTGAACGGCTTTACAATTGCCGCGACAATCTGCTGTTTTTAATTGACCATGCCCTGTCCGGTGAAAAAGAGGGCGAACATGCCGTCCGCCGCAGGTTAAGCGAATATCAGGACCATTTCATCGAAGCGATGGAAGACGACCTGAACACAGCCGATGCGATTTCCGCGCTGTTTGATCTGGCGCGCGACATTAATTCCAGCCTAAACGCTTCTACCGCGCCGTCAAAAGAGCTGTGCCGTTTTGCGCTGAACTTGTTTCAGGAGCTTGCCGACGTGCTCGGCCTGCTTTATGTGAAAAAAGAGACTTCGATCGACGAGGAAATTGAAGATTTGATTGCCGCGCGCACACAGGCGAGAAAAGACAAGGACTGGGTGACGGCCGATAAAATACGCGACGAACTGAAAGCACGGCATGTGGTGCTGGAAGATACGGCACAGGGCATCAAATGGAAAATAGAGCAATAA
- a CDS encoding LacI family DNA-binding transcriptional regulator yields the protein MKTSIKQLSEITGFSPATISNALNNKRGVNKETSDLIFKAAMEAGYVNDTKLNSIRFIVYKKHGRVVADTPFFSELISGVENECRACGYRTEICHLDKTDENFTRLLEQIINDRTSANLVLATEFNEKDAAPFKQAVCPVVMLDCWFEDMSFDAVIIDNTDSVYNAATFLIENGHEKIGYLKSSTPIKNFYYREIGYRRALHRAGLTINPQYTIPLAPSMDGSYRDMNAYLDRHKDLPTAFCSDNDNIALGACKALMEHGYRIPKDVSVIGFDDMPFCEISSPSLTTIKVFKQEMGALAVRRLVSIIKSGSTIKTKTQICTEFVERESTRRLFANEKEIV from the coding sequence ATGAAAACAAGTATTAAACAACTCAGTGAAATAACAGGCTTCTCTCCGGCGACCATTTCCAACGCACTGAACAATAAAAGAGGGGTTAACAAGGAAACCTCGGATTTGATTTTTAAGGCAGCCATGGAAGCGGGATACGTCAATGATACGAAGTTAAACAGCATACGCTTTATCGTATATAAAAAACACGGCCGCGTTGTGGCGGACACACCGTTCTTTTCGGAGCTGATTTCCGGTGTGGAAAACGAATGCAGGGCCTGCGGATACAGAACCGAGATTTGCCACCTTGATAAGACCGATGAAAATTTTACAAGGCTGCTGGAACAGATTATAAACGACAGAACTTCTGCAAATCTGGTACTTGCAACCGAGTTTAACGAAAAAGACGCGGCGCCGTTTAAGCAGGCGGTTTGTCCGGTGGTAATGCTGGACTGCTGGTTTGAGGACATGAGCTTTGACGCTGTTATTATAGACAACACAGATTCCGTTTACAATGCGGCAACGTTTTTAATTGAAAACGGACATGAAAAAATAGGATATCTGAAAAGCAGTACCCCGATCAAGAACTTTTATTACCGGGAAATCGGTTACCGCAGAGCGCTTCACAGGGCGGGCCTTACGATCAATCCGCAGTATACGATTCCGCTTGCCCCAAGCATGGACGGATCTTACCGCGATATGAACGCTTACCTTGACAGGCACAAAGATTTGCCGACCGCATTTTGTTCGGACAACGATAACATTGCGCTGGGAGCATGCAAGGCGCTGATGGAGCATGGCTACCGTATTCCGAAGGATGTTTCTGTTATCGGATTTGACGACATGCCTTTCTGCGAAATTTCTTCCCCGTCGCTCACGACCATCAAGGTTTTTAAACAGGAAATGGGCGCGCTCGCCGTTCGGCGTCTGGTTAGCATCATTAAATCAGGCAGCACTATAAAAACTAAAACACAAATATGCACGGAGTTCGTCGAACGGGAGAGCACACGGCGGCTTTTTGCAAACGAAAAGGAGATCGTATAA
- the prmC gene encoding peptide chain release factor N(5)-glutamine methyltransferase, translating into MELTLGEAYRQGKTILFHAGNETPAFDAACLFKKVFGLDRQALVVHSGESAGPGKTEEYFRLVRERADGRPLQYILGSWPFMELTLKVGEGVLIPREETELLVTAAAQLLKGTETPKIIDLCSGTGAVALGLASLFPGASIYAAERYDKAFGYLNLNIKNTGFQNVRAVQTDILNPESTAEFPLPDCIVSNPPYVTTGELETLQTEVQREPQTALDGGRDGLLFYRAIAALWIPKLKHGGVAAAEVGEDQAAQVAALFQATGLSKIRILKDFNNIERVVTGINEKD; encoded by the coding sequence ATGGAATTGACGTTAGGCGAAGCATACCGGCAGGGAAAAACCATTCTTTTTCATGCGGGGAACGAAACCCCTGCATTTGACGCGGCATGCCTTTTTAAAAAAGTGTTCGGGCTTGACCGGCAGGCGCTGGTGGTTCACTCCGGGGAATCGGCCGGGCCGGGAAAGACGGAGGAATACTTCCGGCTGGTGCGTGAGCGCGCCGACGGCAGGCCGCTTCAATATATTCTGGGCAGCTGGCCTTTTATGGAGCTTACGCTCAAAGTTGGCGAGGGCGTACTGATTCCGCGTGAGGAAACCGAACTTCTGGTAACTGCGGCCGCACAGCTTTTAAAGGGAACGGAAACCCCAAAAATTATCGATCTCTGCTCCGGAACCGGCGCGGTGGCGCTCGGACTCGCTTCGCTTTTTCCCGGTGCGTCCATCTATGCTGCGGAGCGTTACGACAAAGCGTTTGGTTACCTCAATCTCAATATAAAAAATACAGGCTTTCAAAATGTAAGAGCCGTTCAAACGGATATTTTGAATCCGGAGAGTACGGCAGAATTCCCTTTGCCCGACTGCATCGTGTCGAACCCGCCTTATGTGACCACTGGGGAACTGGAAACCCTCCAGACCGAAGTGCAAAGGGAGCCGCAGACGGCGCTCGACGGGGGAAGGGACGGTCTGTTGTTTTACCGCGCAATCGCGGCGCTTTGGATTCCGAAGCTGAAACACGGCGGCGTCGCGGCGGCAGAAGTCGGCGAAGATCAGGCGGCGCAGGTTGCGGCGCTTTTTCAGGCTACCGGGCTGTCGAAGATCCGCATTTTGAAGGATTTCAATAATATTGAACGTGTGGTAACGGGGATAAATGAAAAAGATTAA